AACATaatcattttacttttgtgtgAATAAGTACAAATCACATCTTTTAAAGAAAGCATATAGTTGACACTTCTTCGCAGAAATAGAAAGGCACTAACATCAGACCAAAATCTAAGAGACAAATTACaatcataaaacaaatgacaCAAATCTTCCTCATGTGCATTACAGAAACGACAAGTATTGTCAATGTCCATGAATTTAGAAAGAGCTAATTTACATGGGTAGTATTTTGAAATGCACCTCtttaactttattcaaaatacaaaatttataaGGATTTGACCAGGTCGTTTTCCAATTAATATCAGAAATTTTTGCATTCCAAAAGAATTTTCCTCTAGGTgagattttatgttttgattgcaaaatttgtctaatatttttattattacaagaGGAAGAATGTATTGCAATACCATTAACGTTTAATTCTGGAAATATTCTTTCATTGCTTCCATAAGAGAGatgattatttattagttgTATCAACCCAGAACGATATATAGATCGTAGAAAAAATATACGGAACGTTTCGTCATTGTTGTGCGACATTTGCCTCGGTTACCCTGACAACGTGACGCTTTAACTTTACACAACATGGCATCCACTGTACATTTAGAGATCGTCGGTCTGttaaacaaacataattttcaaataGCCAGAAGCATTGCGGAGGTAAAGTTTTTAGAGACTGGCCACTTAAAATGTGCTATTTAACGTGGCTAATGCTAAAAGTACCGATTTTGACTGCACACCTGTTCACAAAAGCTGTAACATCTGCACTTACAGggattgaaaaataaattccCGGAGTCATTTGATAATCCAACGATTCGCCCGCTGCTGGAATGTGACTGGCATGACTTTTTATCTAACAAAAAGAGGGTAAGGCACTTGCTTACTCGCTTGTTTTCAATATAGTTTGCGTTTTGGTAATAAATCTAATAGGTGCGTTAACTTCCCAAGGAGCTGAAAGGGGAGGTTTGGCAGTACAGCGGCTGTTTAATGTCCTTCGTAAACGGTCAGTTGCTCGGTGATGAGAGGAAACTGTCCAGCTGGGCAGAGAAAGAGTGGAAGTTTTCTTTCAGTCGACCACAGGCGCTTTATAAAGCCCTGGCTGAGGAGTATTACACCAGCAACCTGCGGGACACTGgggtaaataaatacaacaaacgAAAAAGCGAGGCATAAATGTTAAGTCATGGATTTAATCAACGTACTTAATATTTATGCGGCTAAGTTACATCAAAACTTTCACACAGTAGGCCTACCTACAAGATGTACAACATCTGTTCTCTTTCCCAcagcatatttttgtttatatggaTATTGAAAGTGGTGGACAGGCATTTGGCAGACTGTTGTTTGAGGTAAACATACTCTGCCATTACTTAAGTTATTATGGAAATGTGTTTCCACTTCCTTTTCCATTCtcaaagtgtttaaaatgtaacctGTCAGCTGTTCTCAGACTTGTGTCCGAAGACGTGTAAGAACTTTAAGGCCCTGTGCACTGGAGAGGCAGGTTTGTCCAAGAGTAACCT
This is a stretch of genomic DNA from Labeo rohita strain BAU-BD-2019 chromosome 20, IGBB_LRoh.1.0, whole genome shotgun sequence. It encodes these proteins:
- the ppil6 gene encoding probable inactive peptidyl-prolyl cis-trans isomerase-like 6 yields the protein MASTVHLEIVGLLNKHNFQIARSIAEGLKNKFPESFDNPTIRPLLECDWHDFLSNKKRELKGEVWQYSGCLMSFVNGQLLGDERKLSSWAEKEWKFSFSRPQALYKALAEEYYTSNLRDTGHIFVYMDIESGGQAFGRLLFELFSDLCPKTCKNFKALCTGEAGLSKSNLELSYKGSIFHRVVPNGWLQGGDISPERKGSGGESIYGPTFEDENFVVSHNKRGILGMANQGAHSNGSQFYITLQPASWMDHKYVAFGQLVEGTEVLKRLEAVPTYNERPKQDCKIAACGVFEP